The following coding sequences lie in one Rutidosis leptorrhynchoides isolate AG116_Rl617_1_P2 chromosome 4, CSIRO_AGI_Rlap_v1, whole genome shotgun sequence genomic window:
- the LOC139845311 gene encoding meiosis-specific protein ASY1-like, which produces MVVAQKLKESEITEQDSLLLTRNLLRIAIFNISYIRGLFPEKYFSDKGVPALEMKIKKLMPMDAESRRLIDWMEKGVYDALQKKYLRTLMFCVCETVEGSMIEEYAFSFSYSNSESQEVSMNVNRIGNKKQGETFKCNSTTEITPTQMKSSACKMVRTLIQLMRTLDKMPEERTILMKLLYYDDVTPADYEPPFFRGCTLEETHNAWTKNPLKMDVGNVNSKHFVLSLKVKSMLDPCEDDNVSLGADSMQGNEDSESDSEASMSDDDYIVAPVDKKEEKDDGTMVDEDDTQDLAEDELQLNRVRDWINVYHLDNVDVTDALSNFPDISLVLIEEIMNKLVNEGILLKAGNDNFNIRRLREPEYEFDAVKEEADHHVTISKKSPPAVSELQMYMKALYHVLPMNYITVSKLQSQLGGEVNENTVRKLMDKMTKEGYIESTNNRRLGKRVVHSDLTMKKLAEVRKALDVDPMVEDTNETDNKFNDTNNQTGTNRWDTSTLGALHSIGSDLTRMKVTSDGSNNSETTMSRVRDNGHNTPTSNTQPIASTESYVAGINNGRHGNVNQDDKMDDVVCSGRSSLEKRPRKASTVKEPILQYMKRQKAQ; this is translated from the exons ACAAGGAATCTGCTACGCATAGCAATATTCAATATCAGTTATATCAGAGGCTTGTTCCCGGAGAAATACTTCAGTGATAAGGGCGTGCCAGCCTTAG AGATGAAGATCAAAAAGCTTATGCCTATGGATGCAGAGTCTAGAAGACTAATTGACTGGATGGAGAAAG GTGTATATGATGCTTTGCAGAAGAAATATTTGAGGACACTAATGTTCTGTGTGTGTGAGACAGTCGAAGGATCAATGATTGAGGAATATGCCT TTTCTTTCAGTTACTCAAATTCTGAGAGTCAGGAGGTTTCCATGAATGTCAATCGAATTGGAAACAAGAAGCAGGGGGAAACATTCAAGTGTAACTCCACTACAGAGATAACCCCAACTCAAATGAA GAGCTCTGCTTGTAAAATGGTTCGTACACTGATTCAACTGATGAGAACCCTAGATAAGATGCCAGAAGAG CGCACCATTTTGATGAAACTCCTCTATTATGACGATGTCACG CCTGCTGATTACGAGCCCCCATTCTTCAGAGGTTGCACATTGGAAGAAACACATAATGCATGGACAAAAAATCCTTTGAAAATGGATGTTGGCAATGTCAACAGCAAACATTTTGTACTATCTTTAA AGGTTAAAAGTATGCTTGATCCTTGTGAGGACGATAATGTCAGTTTGGGAGCTGATTCAATGCAGGGAAATGAAGATAGTGAATCTGATAGTGAG GCCAGCATGTCTGATGATGACTACATTGTCGCGCCAGTGG ATAAGAAAGAAGAGAAAGATGATGGTACCATGGTTGATGAAG ATGATACTCAGGATTTGGCTGAAGATGAACTGCAACTAAACCGTGTGAGGGATTGGATCAATGTCTATCATCTAGACAATGTTGATGTCACCGATGCTCTCTCAAACTTTCCTGACATCTCACTG GTTTTGATTGAAG AAATTATGAACAAGCTTGTAAATGAAGGCATACTACTAAAAGCTGGAAATGACAACTTCAACATCAGGAGGCTGAGG GAGCCAGAGTATGAGTTTGATGCTGTGAAAGAGGAAGCTGatcaccatgttaccatcagcaaGAAAAGTCCACCCGCTGTGAGTGAACTTCAAATGTACATGAAA GCACTTTATCACGTTCTTCCAATGAACTACATTACTGTTTCTAAGCTTCAAAGCCAGCTTGGTGGAGAGGTTAATGAAAATACGGTTCGCAAGCTAATGGATAAAATGACAAAAGAAGGATATATTGAATCCACAAACAACCGTAGGCTAG GAAAGCGGGTAGTCCATTCTGATCTCACCATGAAGAAACTTGCTGAAGTTCGAAAAGCCTTGGATGTGGATCCTATG gtggaggacacaaatgaaacagATAACAAATTTAATGATACAAATAACCAAACAG GGACTAATCGCTGGGACACATCAACTTTGGGTGCACTTCATTCCATTGGATCAGATCTCACACGTATGAAAGTTACATCTGATGGTTCCAACAACAGTGAAACCACAATGTCAAGGGTGAGAGACAATGGGCACAATACTCCCACAAGCAACACTCAG CCAATAGCTTCAACAGAGAGCTATGTAGCAGGGATCAATAATGGTAGACATGGAAATGTCAATCAGGATGATAAAATGGATGATGTCGTCTGTAGTGGCCGGTCCTCCCTTGAAAAACGTCCCCGCAAAGCAAGCACG GTGAAGGAGCCTATTCTTCAGTACATGAAGCGCCAGAAAGCTCAATGA